A window of Pirellulales bacterium contains these coding sequences:
- a CDS encoding alkaline phosphatase family protein translates to MSRRVLCGWLLLAAVCFSAAQGADAKRKVLFIGIDGCRFDTIEAANTPNLDKLMADGCYDSDCLILGERYQKNDTISGPGWSSILTSVWADKHGVHDNSFKGRNYEKFPHLFARLKEARPEARTASVVTWIPIQQFIVSGADVARQFIPLDGGYAKADEAAVKAAVKLLAEDDPTILFYYIGQVDEAGHKHGFHPTVKEYVAAVEQADKLVGEVVDAMRARKTYADEEWLVLVTSDHGGKGTSHSAGHQVPEILNSFVIVSGEAAQRGKIDGAYLVDVPATALAYLGVEPKEEWGLDGKPVGLK, encoded by the coding sequence ATGTCACGACGCGTGTTGTGCGGTTGGTTGTTGCTGGCGGCGGTTTGCTTTTCGGCGGCGCAAGGGGCCGACGCCAAGCGGAAGGTGTTATTCATCGGCATCGACGGTTGCCGGTTCGACACGATCGAGGCCGCCAACACGCCCAACCTCGACAAGTTGATGGCCGACGGCTGCTATGACTCGGACTGCCTGATTCTCGGCGAGCGCTATCAGAAGAACGACACCATCAGCGGGCCGGGCTGGTCGAGCATTTTGACTTCGGTATGGGCCGACAAGCACGGGGTACACGACAACTCGTTCAAAGGGAGGAACTACGAGAAGTTTCCGCATCTGTTCGCGCGGCTGAAAGAAGCGCGACCCGAGGCACGGACCGCATCGGTGGTGACGTGGATTCCGATTCAGCAATTCATCGTCAGCGGGGCCGACGTGGCGCGGCAGTTCATTCCGCTGGACGGCGGCTATGCCAAGGCGGACGAAGCGGCGGTCAAGGCGGCCGTCAAGCTATTGGCCGAGGACGATCCGACGATCTTGTTTTACTACATTGGCCAGGTGGATGAGGCGGGGCACAAGCATGGTTTTCACCCCACGGTGAAGGAATATGTCGCCGCGGTTGAGCAGGCCGACAAACTAGTCGGTGAAGTGGTCGACGCGATGCGCGCGCGAAAAACCTATGCCGATGAAGAGTGGCTGGTGCTCGTCACCAGCGACCACGGCGGCAAGGGAACCAGCCATAGCGCCGGGCATCAAGTGCCCGAGATCTTGAACAGCTTTGTGATCGTTTCGGGCGAGGCAGCCCAGCGCGGCAAGATCGACGGGGCCTATCTGGTGGATGTGCCGGCCACGGCGCTGGCCTACCTGGGGGTGGAACCGAAGGAGGAGTGGGGGCTGGATGGCAAGCCGGTGGGGCTGAAGTAG
- the ispG gene encoding (E)-4-hydroxy-3-methylbut-2-enyl-diphosphate synthase produces MNISRNPTRSVRIGDHSIGGGAPISVQSMTATHTQDIEATAAQVEALRAAGANLVRIAVDSQKDAAALAEIRQRTKANLSVDLQENYRLALHVAPHVDEVRYNPGHLYHHEREKPWQDKVKFLAEVAGANDCAMRVGVNCGSVDPAAAERYDAHDSISPMIASAREHCELLDRLGFARYNVSLKDSDPAKVIEVNRRFAAERPDVPLHLGVTEAGLPPDGVIKTRIAFEQLISRGIGDTIRVSLTVPNHRKPEEIQAGRQILADIAAGRVRSVVDFGAKSINIISCPSCSRVENEAFIELAQDVKEMTAYAKEHAITIAVMGCRVNGPGETDDADLGLWCGPNFVNLKKGPEELGAFPYDKILPRLREELDRLIAAR; encoded by the coding sequence GTGAACATCTCCCGCAACCCCACGCGTTCGGTTCGTATTGGCGACCACTCCATTGGCGGCGGCGCGCCGATCTCAGTGCAAAGCATGACCGCCACCCACACCCAAGACATCGAGGCCACCGCCGCTCAGGTCGAGGCCCTGCGGGCGGCCGGCGCCAACCTGGTGCGCATCGCCGTCGATAGCCAAAAAGACGCCGCCGCGCTGGCCGAGATTCGCCAGCGGACCAAGGCCAACCTCTCGGTCGACCTGCAAGAGAATTACCGCCTCGCTCTGCACGTGGCGCCCCATGTCGACGAGGTGCGCTACAACCCCGGCCATCTCTACCACCACGAGCGCGAAAAGCCGTGGCAGGACAAGGTCAAGTTCCTTGCCGAGGTCGCCGGCGCCAACGACTGCGCCATGCGCGTCGGCGTCAACTGCGGCTCGGTCGATCCCGCAGCCGCCGAGCGCTACGACGCGCACGACTCCATCTCGCCGATGATCGCCAGCGCGCGGGAGCATTGCGAGTTGCTCGATCGTCTCGGCTTTGCGCGCTACAACGTCTCGCTCAAAGACTCCGACCCCGCCAAGGTGATCGAGGTCAATCGCCGCTTCGCCGCCGAGCGCCCCGATGTGCCGCTGCACCTGGGCGTGACCGAGGCCGGTCTGCCCCCCGACGGCGTCATCAAAACCCGCATCGCCTTCGAGCAACTCATCAGCCGTGGCATTGGCGACACCATCCGCGTCTCGCTCACGGTGCCCAATCATCGCAAGCCCGAGGAGATTCAGGCCGGCCGGCAAATCCTGGCCGACATCGCCGCCGGCCGCGTGCGCAGCGTGGTCGACTTCGGCGCCAAGTCGATCAACATCATCAGTTGCCCCAGTTGCTCGCGTGTGGAAAACGAGGCCTTCATCGAACTGGCGCAAGACGTCAAGGAAATGACAGCCTACGCCAAGGAGCACGCCATCACCATTGCCGTGATGGGCTGTCGCGTGAACGGCCCCGGCGAAACCGACGACGCCGATCTCGGCCTCTGGTGCGGGCCCAACTTCGTGAATCTCAAAAAGGGGCCGGAAGAACTAGGCGCCTTCCCTTACGACAAAATCTTGCCGCGCCTCCGCGAAGAGCTCGACCGCCTCATCGCCGCCCGTTAA